The Paenibacillus sp. RUD330 genome has a segment encoding these proteins:
- a CDS encoding AraC family transcriptional regulator: MDRLFAFQNRSDTLQLYGCHFGLKPAGWSYDKHHHHLYELFCCMDGFAVQEMQGSSVPLAPGDWFLLRPGVSHTLTNAGPGPLAFFNFHFDLDDLEVRGRLGAAPFRLIPGRLAAGSGLPGCVAGLESLLGKQLISDSDPACPADAPRSHAIPLGLHQQLAFQSAILAILGEVIRLLEEIPQPSGHHGLTASAYELDIAHAAEKRLTADWSESPSVSAIAAEMGISRSQLCRIFVHVYGLSPRQYLTRRKWSKAKELLAISNLNVYTVSEQLGFRSVHHFSRQFRRWTGLTPSQYRKQEREGAGS; the protein is encoded by the coding sequence ATGGACCGCTTGTTTGCCTTCCAGAACCGCTCCGATACCTTGCAGCTTTATGGCTGCCATTTCGGCCTCAAGCCGGCCGGGTGGTCCTATGACAAGCATCATCATCATCTCTATGAGCTGTTCTGCTGCATGGACGGCTTCGCGGTGCAGGAAATGCAGGGCAGCTCCGTTCCGCTCGCTCCAGGCGACTGGTTCCTGCTGCGTCCCGGCGTCAGCCATACTCTGACCAATGCCGGCCCGGGTCCGCTCGCCTTCTTCAACTTCCACTTCGACCTCGACGATCTGGAGGTGCGCGGCAGGCTGGGAGCCGCTCCGTTCCGGCTCATTCCGGGACGGCTTGCCGCCGGCAGCGGACTTCCCGGCTGCGTGGCCGGACTGGAGAGCCTGCTCGGGAAGCAGCTGATCAGCGATAGCGATCCAGCCTGCCCGGCCGATGCCCCCCGCAGCCACGCCATCCCGCTCGGACTGCATCAGCAGCTTGCCTTCCAGTCCGCGATCCTGGCGATCTTGGGCGAGGTCATTCGCCTGCTGGAAGAGATTCCGCAGCCGTCAGGCCATCACGGCCTGACGGCATCCGCCTATGAGCTCGACATCGCCCATGCCGCGGAGAAGCGGCTGACGGCCGACTGGTCGGAGAGCCCGTCCGTGTCGGCGATCGCGGCGGAGATGGGAATCAGCCGCAGCCAGCTGTGCCGGATCTTCGTCCATGTCTACGGCCTCTCCCCCCGCCAATACTTGACCCGGCGCAAATGGAGCAAAGCCAAGGAGCTGCTCGCCATCTCCAATCTCAACGTCTACACCGTATCCGAGCAGCTCGGCTTCCGTTCGGTCCATCATTTCTCCCGCCAGTTCCGCCGCTGGACCGGCCTGACGCCGAGCCAGTACCGGAAGCAGGAGCGGGAAGGAGCGGGGAGCTAG
- a CDS encoding beta-galactosidase family protein: MTTLTIQGPKLMLGNQEIRILSGAIHYFRVVPEYWRDRLLKLKAAGFNTVETYVPWNLHEAVEGQFNFEGLADIERFIRTAGELGLHVIVRPSPYICAEWEFGGMPAWLLKDGNMRLRCAYKPFLDKVDAYYDELIPRLAPLLSTNGGPVIAMQIENEYGSYGNDKEYLAHLRDALIRRGVDVLLFTSDGPCDFMLQGGMVEGVWETVNFGSRPGEAFADLLKAQPDQPLMCMEYWNGWFDHWGEEHHTRDAADTARVLDEMLAAGASVNFYMFHGGTNFGFYSGANHGEKFEPTITSYDYDVLVSESGEITDKFHAVREVIGKYAELGPLELPEPIPSKGYGKVGLSERAPLFSVLDSLSTPVTRACPETMEQLGQNYGFILYTTHLSGPRGESRLTAQEVRDRAMVFVDGEYKGTLERWNPEREVSFSVPEGGVTVSLLVENMGRINYGPLLKDPKGVTEGIRFGQQFLYGWTIRSLPLEDLSGIGYGTSGAGSPDSIASAAAEASANEPAFYRGEFEVEGEPADTFLNVKGWTKGVAYINGFNLGRYWEIGPQGTLYIPAPLLKSGVNELVLFELHGAAVAEVELQDRPVLQIEAGEPDKPSE, encoded by the coding sequence ATGACCACTCTGACCATTCAAGGTCCCAAGCTGATGCTCGGGAATCAGGAAATCCGCATCCTTTCCGGAGCGATCCATTACTTCCGAGTCGTGCCGGAGTATTGGAGGGACCGCCTGCTGAAGCTGAAGGCCGCCGGCTTCAATACGGTGGAAACCTATGTGCCGTGGAACCTGCACGAAGCTGTCGAAGGCCAGTTCAATTTCGAGGGCTTGGCGGACATCGAGCGCTTTATCCGGACGGCCGGGGAGCTGGGGCTGCATGTCATCGTCAGGCCAAGTCCTTATATTTGCGCGGAATGGGAGTTCGGGGGCATGCCCGCCTGGCTGCTGAAGGACGGGAACATGCGGCTGCGCTGCGCCTACAAGCCTTTCCTGGACAAGGTGGATGCCTATTACGACGAGCTGATTCCCCGGCTGGCGCCGCTGCTGTCCACGAACGGCGGACCGGTCATCGCGATGCAGATCGAGAATGAATACGGCAGCTACGGCAACGACAAGGAATATTTGGCCCATCTGCGGGATGCCCTTATCCGCCGCGGAGTGGACGTGCTGCTGTTCACCTCGGACGGTCCCTGCGATTTCATGCTGCAGGGCGGCATGGTCGAGGGGGTATGGGAGACGGTCAACTTCGGCTCGCGTCCCGGCGAGGCGTTCGCGGACCTGCTGAAGGCGCAGCCGGATCAGCCGCTCATGTGCATGGAGTATTGGAACGGCTGGTTCGACCATTGGGGCGAGGAGCACCATACCCGCGACGCCGCCGACACGGCTCGGGTGCTGGATGAGATGCTGGCCGCCGGCGCTTCGGTCAACTTCTATATGTTCCACGGCGGCACGAACTTCGGCTTCTACAGCGGGGCCAACCACGGCGAAAAGTTCGAGCCGACGATCACGAGCTACGACTATGACGTGCTGGTGAGCGAATCGGGCGAGATCACGGATAAATTCCATGCGGTGCGCGAGGTCATCGGCAAGTACGCGGAGCTTGGTCCGCTGGAGCTGCCGGAGCCGATTCCAAGCAAGGGCTACGGCAAGGTCGGCCTGTCGGAGCGGGCGCCGCTGTTCTCCGTCCTGGACAGCCTGTCCACCCCGGTGACACGCGCCTGCCCCGAGACGATGGAGCAGCTTGGGCAGAACTACGGCTTCATTTTATACACGACGCATCTGTCCGGACCCCGGGGGGAGAGCCGCCTGACGGCGCAGGAAGTGCGCGACCGCGCGATGGTGTTCGTGGACGGCGAATACAAGGGGACTCTGGAGCGCTGGAATCCGGAGCGGGAGGTAAGCTTCTCCGTGCCCGAGGGAGGCGTGACCGTAAGCCTGCTCGTGGAAAATATGGGCCGCATCAACTACGGTCCGCTGCTCAAGGATCCGAAAGGCGTCACCGAGGGCATCCGCTTCGGCCAGCAGTTCCTCTACGGATGGACGATCCGTTCGCTGCCGCTGGAGGATTTGTCCGGAATCGGCTACGGGACGTCCGGCGCGGGTTCTCCGGATTCAATTGCGAGTGCCGCTGCTGAAGCCTCCGCGAATGAGCCGGCCTTCTACCGCGGGGAGTTCGAGGTAGAGGGAGAGCCGGCGGATACGTTCCTGAACGTGAAAGGCTGGACCAAAGGCGTCGCTTACATCAACGGCTTCAATCTGGGCCGTTACTGGGAGATCGGTCCGCAGGGGACGCTGTACATCCCGGCTCCGCTGCTGAAGTCCGGCGTCAACGAGCTGGTGCTTTTCGAGCTGCATGGCGCCGCCGTCGCGGAGGTCGAGCTCCAGGACCGCCCGGTATTGCAGATCGAGGCAGGCGAGCCCGACAAGCCTTCCGAGTAA
- a CDS encoding alkaline phosphatase gives MKFYDQKVYAVKSIISDSAASATAYASGVKTYNGAIGMDASKKSVKTILEYAKETGRSTGIVTTSQVTDATGAAFASHVEDRSAQSDIALQYLTKSKVDVILGGGEDFWYPAGQAGKFQDEPAEDPSEKSKGTQGNLVEKAKKLGYSYVTSSADLQKAKSGKLLGLFANEEMFQQREEGQGDLYNPVVSLPDMTRKALSTLSANKKGFFLMVEEEATDEMAHENNAKLTIKAGQELDKSVQIAKDFAKKNPDTLVLVLADHETGGFSIEAVDDKDESGDGISKEDGPFAIIGSKDSFVVDWTTSGHTGVDVPVTATGRGSELFTGVFENTEVFHKLAEAMGIKVKK, from the coding sequence TTGAAATTCTATGACCAGAAAGTTTATGCGGTCAAATCAATCATTTCCGATTCCGCTGCTTCCGCTACGGCCTACGCCAGTGGAGTCAAAACCTATAACGGTGCGATCGGCATGGATGCCAGCAAAAAATCGGTGAAAACGATCCTCGAATATGCCAAGGAAACCGGCCGCTCCACTGGAATCGTGACGACCAGCCAAGTCACGGATGCGACGGGAGCAGCATTCGCCTCCCATGTCGAGGACCGCTCCGCCCAGAGCGATATCGCGCTTCAATACCTGACCAAAAGCAAGGTCGACGTCATTCTCGGCGGCGGCGAAGATTTCTGGTATCCGGCCGGACAAGCCGGCAAGTTCCAAGACGAGCCTGCCGAGGATCCTTCCGAGAAGAGCAAGGGAACGCAAGGAAACCTCGTCGAGAAGGCGAAAAAGCTCGGCTACAGCTATGTCACGAGTTCGGCCGACCTCCAAAAGGCAAAGAGCGGCAAGCTGCTCGGCCTGTTCGCCAACGAAGAAATGTTCCAGCAGCGCGAGGAAGGCCAGGGAGATTTGTACAATCCGGTCGTCTCTCTTCCGGACATGACGCGAAAGGCGCTGAGCACACTGTCGGCGAATAAAAAAGGCTTCTTCCTGATGGTGGAGGAAGAAGCGACGGATGAGATGGCCCACGAGAACAACGCCAAGCTGACGATCAAGGCGGGACAGGAACTGGACAAGTCGGTTCAGATCGCCAAGGACTTCGCCAAGAAAAACCCAGACACGCTGGTGCTCGTGCTGGCGGATCATGAGACAGGCGGCTTCTCCATCGAAGCCGTGGACGACAAGGACGAGTCCGGCGACGGCATTTCCAAAGAAGACGGCCCGTTTGCCATCATCGGCTCCAAGGACAGCTTCGTTGTGGATTGGACGACATCCGGCCACACCGGCGTCGACGTTCCGGTCACCGCGACAGGCAGAGGTTCCGAGTTGTTCACCGGCGTGTTCGAAAATACGGAGGTATTCCACAAGCTGGCCGAAGCGATGGGAATCAAGGTGAAAAAATAA
- a CDS encoding metallophosphoesterase: protein MSGTLQFRKDGTFKIVQFTDTHWQNGEAEDQLTRALMERVLKAEQPDLVVFTGDLIFSLHCRDPLSSVREVVSAAAESGIPWAAVLGNHDAEEGCGVSREAVLRELMAAGGSVTGHEPGIGGWGNYDRAVLGADGKPAATLYFLDSGDYSRVDRIPGYGWIGRD, encoded by the coding sequence ATGAGCGGCACCTTGCAGTTCCGCAAGGACGGCACATTCAAGATCGTTCAATTCACGGATACGCATTGGCAAAACGGCGAGGCGGAGGATCAGCTGACCCGCGCCTTAATGGAAAGGGTGCTGAAGGCGGAGCAGCCGGATCTCGTCGTCTTCACGGGAGATCTGATCTTCAGCCTGCATTGCCGCGACCCGCTGAGCTCGGTGCGCGAAGTCGTCTCCGCTGCGGCGGAGAGCGGCATTCCCTGGGCGGCGGTGCTCGGCAACCATGACGCCGAGGAAGGCTGCGGCGTCAGCCGCGAGGCGGTGCTGCGGGAGCTGATGGCCGCCGGCGGCAGCGTCACCGGCCATGAGCCGGGCATCGGCGGCTGGGGCAATTACGACCGCGCCGTGTTGGGCGCCGACGGCAAGCCCGCCGCGACGCTGTATTTCCTGGACAGCGGCGATTACTCCCGCGTCGATCGGATTCCCGGTTACGGCTGGATCGGCCGGGACTAG
- a CDS encoding YojF family protein — protein sequence MQLINALEVQRRIDQLKDQDIYLHLEMTTGAYASHNDSSKHPAATFISNASIQYSQGSISGVGPFRVGLKMERGWVYSEGLTHYEETEPERLILAGHDSAGKLVVALQLSREPF from the coding sequence ATGCAGCTCATCAACGCGCTTGAAGTCCAGCGCCGCATCGACCAGCTGAAGGATCAGGACATTTATCTTCACCTTGAAATGACGACGGGCGCCTACGCGTCCCATAACGATAGCTCGAAGCACCCGGCGGCTACGTTCATCAGCAATGCCTCCATTCAATATTCGCAGGGCTCGATTTCGGGTGTCGGCCCTTTCCGGGTCGGCCTGAAGATGGAGCGGGGATGGGTGTACTCCGAAGGACTGACCCATTACGAAGAGACCGAGCCGGAGCGGCTGATCCTGGCCGGCCATGACAGCGCGGGCAAGCTGGTCGTGGCGCTGCAGCTGAGCCGGGAGCCGTTCTGA